The Pygocentrus nattereri isolate fPygNat1 chromosome 29, fPygNat1.pri, whole genome shotgun sequence genomic sequence aaagttcccctcaaattaagtgtttttatgatctacacatgtcactatacgcttacaattcactgctgaaagccaaaaatctccgacgctctttgggttattttattaaagtgatgtttccagagcagatcactgaagagacgccgtctgtttatagtttagagcccagatttggggaaaaacgggtcgactttcagtagaaaaacaaagttcagcttcttttattataagggtttaaaatgacatcaccgtctattagactggagagaagagctacagcctcacacgacgcccagcttctgaatggagctcatgaaatatgaaagttatgaagaacatgacggagtgtgttttggaaccaacGGTGGATCCAAGGAGTTGAAGATGTTAAGCCTGTGGAATCGGCTGATCTTCTGCTTTGTTGGAAAGAAAACCTGCAGCCGCACCGACCCTTTGTGGACAGGTGGACCCCCCGTTGTGTGTtttggtcagtggagctgattaaaaatgattgtggaaaaaaaattatttaagttttttttttttttttttaattcaatcaAAATGTCTTAGAATTGATTTTAgcctctgtttttctgaatgtttCTTTAGGTCACCTCACAGTATTCAGCAGAGCAAAGTGCCTAAGTTGTTACATATTGAGAAAATGTAGTAATGTTAGTTGTGAATGAGAGGATGTgggacttttgtttttttttaatatgaacaGATCTGAACTTTTGTCACATGAAATTTATCTTGAAGGATGTTTTTAAATAAGCTTAGCAGTTTAGTCCAGAGTGGACTGAAGCAGAACAGCCACCACACCGTCACTGTGGTCTCCAGCACCTCACAGACATGACCTTTATTCATGTCTCATGAATGACCAGTCCAAATTCAGCCTGCTGTCCAGGAGATCTTTACTCTGAGGTGCCTGTGGTTGTTTCAGAAAGGACAGTTATTTCTGTACGTGTTGTCCTAATCGTGCACTTCtgcctgtttgtttttggcTAAGCTGATTAAAGATGGTTGTTATACTTGCTATTGTGAAACAATTCAATCAATTTTTATTAAGATACTGtaaaatttccagtcaaaatggctagACCCACAAGTTACTCATTCTTCAGTGTCAAAAGCAGCAACAGTGTTTAACAGAAATTGTATGAAGTCCCCAAAAAATCAAACCTATTAGTAATTCATCTGTCCACTCAAGTGCCACATTGACTCTTACAACCTTGCTGTTACAGCTGTTCCCTTCAAAGAGAGACCAAACACCTACCCTAACTCACCTTAGCTGCCTTGAAATTCATTCCGCATCTAAAGTGGCAGAAGGAGATATTTGCTCAGGAATTAGATTAGAAATGAAGTGTAAACACGAGTTAAAAACGAATCAAAAGCTACAATGGGAGTCCTAACAACCACCCGCAACGCCTGGTAGACCTGGTAGACTGTCCctgcagataaacagcacttaaagctttcgtctgaGATGTGGAATAAGGTCTTATGGACTGAAGTCTAAATACTTGGATTGTGacttacagaaaatgcaaccagcatCTTAACATTGAACtttgattttcctgttccaccttaaatggtgcagctttcAGTGGTGTACATTCGGGTGTTCCACACACGGGAACAGTGTCAAAGGTGGCACTCGAAaatactgaactttggaggggtggaaaaatatccatgcAGAATTctaagaaaaactgaaagcaagcctctttgttttcagtaattttctgttaagtacaggttttgctttttcccaaaaaaataggggaaaaaataacccaaaaaaataataacttgtatttaatggctgttttgactggaaaactGACGTGCATATTTCTGTGTGTTGTACTGTTCACACTAAATTTAGCCCATAACCTACAAATATAGCTGTAACTACACACAGATCTGAAAGCTTGCTGCATTCTGGATTGTGGTTTTGACACCTTTGAGCACACAACAGTAAACATGTTAGTACTATTAACCCTTGTAGTACTAATTAGTAGTAATAAACTGAACAGTTAAGACGGCTAATAATAAAggatttatttatattacacatatttACAGGACACTGGCACCAGGTGGGCATATAAAAATCCTGTAGAATAGTTTGACTATGACTACTGACTTCATGACAAAAGACAAGCAGATGCAGTTTTAGTCCTTTTAGGCCAGCTCACAGAATTCAGCACAGCGAAATCCCAAGACTGTGGATCCACAGGATCCATTTACACTGAGAGGGGTTCAGCAGAAGCTCGGTTAGCACTCAACTCACACATCCTGGGGTGCTGTAAGGCTTTCCAAGCACTTCAGCACACGGTCAGAAACACAGCTACTGTCCACCTCTTTCAGCAGAACCTGCAGGTACAGACAGAATTAAGACCATTTGACATAAATATGTTCTCTACCTGGTGCCCTCGTTCTCTGAACACAGGATCCTGTAATATTTAACGCTTTTAAACTCCAGTCGCAGGACTTGGATTCATGCCGTCAATTAGTGTGAACTGCTTTACTCAGCCAGTCATCAACCAGCAAACAGCAATGCTGGCACCCAACCGCCCAAAACGTATTCGCTGTAGAGACGTACCCGCAGTCTTCCATGTGAGCAGTggtccagcagcagcaggcagCGTGAGGCTCTGGTCAGAAGCTGGTCCCTGAGCTCAGGAGCCAGTGGCTCTGATGAAATGTCAACAAGGAACCTCAGCAAACTCTTAGCAAGCACACCCGTCCTGCACTCCATTCTAGAGAGACGCAAAGAGCAGCATTAATGGTAGCCTTCACTGCCGCGCTCACTTTCAGTGGACATAACGTTGCAGTGCCTGAATGAACGTTAGGTCTGTTTACTTAGACTAAAACATTGGCCGCACCATTGTTCAAAGTACTGAAGACTTCTGTCAGACGTTTTCACTAGATGGGAGGAACTGAAGGCCAgagttcagcacagtttggtgtttCGCGCTCCAGTACTACAGTTGGCCACCTGTGGCTTTTACCTGGGAAATATTTATGCTTAAAATTGAATAACCTTGGCCAGGCGGTTTGTATGGTCCTCTCCAGAACCTCCAGTATCATCAGCCTAGCTTTCTCCTCTGGACCGTCCGACACCTCCAGATATCCTACAACCACTCTCTCCAGCCTCTTCAGATGCCGAGCGATTCCTATGCCCATCCTGTAAAATCAAATACGGAATATTTAAACAATTATGACAAAAATTTGGTGCAGTTAGACAAAAGCAAGTGATCATAGTTGTACCAGAGAATGATGTACGTGCATAGTAGTGTACACTCATTCATACTGAGTGGGAAAGAAACATTAAACGTTTCTTGCTTAGACACTAAAATTTCGAAGCTCCACCCCTTAAAAACATCAATGTAGCCAAAGTAGTAGTGTTATTGGTCAAGGACACTCGAAGGTCAGCAAAGTTGAACTTGGTGTGAAGTTTCATGGTGAAATTTGGCCGCACTTGATGAGAAGCTGCTTGTTGGGGTGGATTTTATTGAAACTAATGCACTTTATGCAAATTACGCTGATGAAAAGCTAGTGTTACTGGGCCTTTACACCCACTTGTCAATGAGCAGAAGGAGGTTGCTGGCGTAGATTCGGCGCAAGACCAACTTATGTTCCATCTCCATGTGTGTTAAAATGAGACGAAGAACACCGTCAAAGCGGCTTGGCTTCTGTGGCAATGCTGGCAATGTGTGGACGAGGGGCTTCTCAAGGACTGGCACCAAATCTATAAGACAAGGCAGGACAACCTGCAAAAAGAcagatcattattattacaagaAGATGCCACTGAGGCTAAATCCTTTGCACATATAGCTAAACAATacatatgaaaaaatacaaaagtgtccaaaaacacacatgcactagAACTTGCTTGGAGTACAGAcgaaggcccagtcccattctcccctcgcccctaccactcagcccttatTCCTCTGTTTTAACGTCTAGGGGTAAGGTGTCCCGATTATTGCTGAGATAGAGGTGTGGGgggaagtgttagggctacatggccctccagacggaggtttttcagagacactccaaacagagtgttatgagaaatgAAGAATAACCGGCAAGGTGGATGTCCAAGAGACCAaacaaacccacaaatgtgagcattttctccattaaacaCCACGATGACCACTGCATTGTCttaatatcattttaatgcattatgGCCCTTTTCATCATAATAAGCATATAAAGTCGCTAGTAGTTtgctgatgtcttggtagctagctaactaaatgtcctgttccgccttaaatggtgcagcagttcacACCTcaaaactgctgcaccatttaaggtggaacgggaaaattcgaacaaggaGCTGGCGAACAGCAGGCTGAATATCGACAACCAagtagaggtgggtgataaGTAATTGCCCCCCTTTCTGAAGGCacatgattccctaaatgtaactaaagcccagcagtgaggagctgaactttcccctcctctgctgtcactgcagacgggccgggtcgcctacagagcggcgctggtagctgttaatgaagtgatgctctttttaaattgagggtctcatttcagagggaagatctcaaccactaccccttataactcagttccaaggggcaaaatgacactcaaaaacaaggagAAGGGGTAAAATAAGATACGGGATTAGGCCCAGGAGCCACTTCGTGCATGCATATAGGTTACCTGTATAAGCGGAGCTTCAGATGTGTACAGGTGATTAAAGAGGGCATGGTAGAGCACCTCAGCTCGGTTGAACTGCCTAAGGTCAGCAGCAGGCTGAAGTgggagagaaatgaaaagaCGCTTTCATTATACCTCCAATACTGACCTGCTGGTCAAAGTTGGGaaatttcaaatgaataaagtagggaaaaaatgaaatctcTTCCCTAACTTACCACATTGCGTACAATGTGATGGAGGCAGTGCACTCCCAGTACTTTATTCTCTGTCCGGTAATCGTCAGATATGAGCAGAGAAGGAGGAAAGACCTGCTCCAAGTAGTCAGCCAAGCAGGGACGTCCAACCTGCACCAGGACCCAGGAGAACACGTGCTTCATCGCCTCGTTGCGTTTCCAGTTTTccctgaaaacagaaaaagacattttctctgtaacGTGATGAATGAAGGAGGCAGTTTACAGTATCAACAGGACATTAATCCCTTAATGAAAGAAGACGCCAGTCAAAAATGCTTAAGTTGCCAACAGGGAGCAGCCAACAACAGACACAATGTTCATCGTTCTCCATACAAGACCATTAATATGAGATGAGAATGAGGAAGCACTCCAAAGACTCTAAAGTCTGCAGACACCTGCTTGTCCAGCATttcctctgaaatcaagggCAGGGCTGATGAGTAATTTGGGGGAAATACTGAACAGCAATATTTTGACTGCGTTTTaaattttgattattttctatACATGAAGCTCCAGAAAATCTAGCTTGAGGCTTCTGAACAAACTGTGCCTGACTCGAGTTTGGCTGTGTGGTCATGTACACAGTACCTTGGTGTTTGGTTGCTTTTGATCAGTCTAACTCCCATGggtcaaacacaaggccaaaTCAGGCCCGCCGCACAATCCTGTCCGGCCCGCAAAAGTACTTTTATTATTAGCCCgtttcacaatgcactgcactacggttcccagcatgcactgcaacgtaatgtcCTCGGattctcctaccccaacaacagtctatgggacagcagcTACACCTCAGTTCTTACACCAAATTTGATTCACTATTCTTCCATAAAATCAACCtgattattaaattcaaaaacattttttaaataataaagtgtGCAGGGATTCCTTTTGGGGTGTGTTGCCCTGAGGCAGCACTGGAAAGACATGATATAGACccgtgttccctgaagtggtgagatctggctctgtgactggctaaatccattccactgttgcttctaggcaacaaacacacttctgcaaattctcatacCAAAAAAAATAGTGATACTGAATGTTTAATAAGCGGTTTAAGTGTCCACTAAGAGACAGTTTGATCAAgtccatgctttttattgaaGTATTCGAACTCTTCCCTTTATTCCTAACCCTGTCATTGTTAGATAcgtgtaaagtgaggaaaaaggGGTTTGTTGCCTAGAGGCAACGTCATGCAATAGAGGGCTCATGAACTTGCAataaagaaaggatgccaggtgtctagtttaAGCAACAGGTAGGTATGAAAGAGGGAACTCCTGGggatgtttactttttttttcaatatttcaaatattaattTCATATGCATTTAAATCCACAAGATCATTCATGAGGTCAGGCTCTGATGCTGGATCACATACGCCACTCTAACGTGTCCCAGAGGTACTGCaaggagctccatcacttcagagtTCCACTGCTCcgcagcccagtgctggggggctttattcCTCTCCAGCTGATATTTGGTACTGGACATTTGGCTTTagacctgctgctgctgctccgaAGCATCAGTTCTACATGCCGTTATACACCTGTGTTAGCAATGCATGCACCTTACAGGCTGGACATATAGGGTACACCGGTCATCCcacgtcctgtgaccactgatgaaggactagaggacgaccaacacacactgtgcagcagcagatgagctgtcacctctgactttacatctacagggtggaccgacaaggtaggagtgtctaatagagtggacagtgagtggacactgtttaaaaactccagcagcactgctgtgtctgatccactcgcaccagcgcaacacacactaacgctcCACCACATAAGTATCACACACCCACATAATTCTTGCTCagtgggggtcctggccactgaagaacagagtgaaagggggctaacaaagtatgcagagcaacagatggactacagtctataactgtagaactacaaagagctccTATATGTGAAGTGGAgctgagtgtagaaacaaggaggcttGCAGGACGGGCCTGCTcagttctggtcctggagatcttccACCCTGGACATTTCAGACCCAGCACACCTGGCTCTAACGGTCAGACGCCCCTAAAGACCTTCATCACCTGGACCAGGTGTGTTGGAATAGggatggagctaaactctgcagggtggtagatctccgtGAGCAGGATCGGGCGGCCCTGTTGTCATGACCCATGGACTCACTTTGTCAACTCTGGCTGCAGTATGTCCAGGACTGGGCCCAGCATCCCTCGCTGGTCACCTTCATCCTTGCCACACAGTAGCTCCACTACTGACCCACTGCTCGTGGCTGCGATGGTGGAGTTCAGCAGCTCCAACGCACGTTTTCTGGACGCCTCGTTGGTCCACGGCAGGTCTTGCAGGTGTGTGATGGAGAACAGACAAAGTGAGGGCCCAAGTGTGCGGATGAGTGACCTGGCTGACCCTGAAACCGCTGAGTCGCTGGACCTGACGGCTCCTCGAAGCTGCTCGGTCAGCGCCAGCAAAGCTGCGCCAGCGGCCTCGGCTTTGGCAGGAATCTGCTCGTAGCTGCTGGAAGGCAAAGCGCCGCTGTCCGTGTCACACACCGGTAAAGCAGCGTGTTCGGTGAAGCTGCTCACCAGCTCAGCATAGGCTGCCCGCAAATCCGGGCCAAACTCCGGGAAGAGCCAGCGCACCTCCCCGCTGCCCAGCAGCTCCGCCGCGCTCCTCAGGAGGCTCCGCTTTGCCGAGTCCTCGGCCACAAAGCGCTGCTGGATTTCAGATAAAACCCGTATAACCGAACAGGCCGAGCCCCCGTTATTCTTCTCGGACTCGTCACCGAGACCGAGATCCCGGAGGACGCGAGCCAGATCCATTTCTGCCGCGTGTCGGCCTCGCTGGGGTTAACTTAGCCAGCAGACGCAGCTAACAGCTAATTTCAGTTGATAGCTCGCTGCGAACCCTGCCTAACCTTAATTTCAGGTTCTAGTATGACTTGTGTAGCTAGAACGTTTTAGGGTGTAATGTGAGtcttaaacacaaacatcatacGGATACGAACTCGGGTAAGTCCCAAATATCTCTCTTTGAGAAACCTAGTGCACTATTCGAGTGAGGAAGCTGGTAATGCAACACCTCAGCGTGGGTGCACTACGTAGGGCGTCGGGAGCCATTTGGGACACAGCCCGACCTCCCCGCGTCGATAAAAGCACGGATAGCAGCTACTGTGGAATAAACAAGGCTTGTTTTTGAGCTCTTATATCCAGAACTGAACTTTCGACGGTGTTCTGGTTTTATTGCAGAGCCTCGTCGCAGGACTTTTATCCGATATTGTCAATAAATTGGAGctagaacattctccatcaaggcGTCTTcaatgtgatggtggtgtgcaactgaaaaataagcctcaCCGGAAACGTGAGCCAACCGTTGGAGGTTCCGGTAGGAactggtggtgtgtgtggtcaAAGTTAAACTCCACAGTTTACCAGATTAACAAATGTGATACATTCTCTACCAAAATCTGTGGCAGGCCTGCAAAACGACTAAACTGGGCCTCAAAAAGGCACTACGCAGGTCTTCTCTATACAATTAAATGGTAAACgacagagccccgctggtgacatcctgtataaataaaaataatgcgtggccacaacttagtaaggcgtgggaatgagatagtGAAGTCGTGGttacgacttagtaaagcacgggaacgagatcctaatgtgtggccacgacttaataagCCACGGTCtccaccttactaagtcgtggccacgcattaggatctcgttcccacacgttaataaggtgtggccacgtgttatttttatttatacaggatgtcaccagcggaaCTCTGTAGTAAACAGAGCCATTTAGAGTGGTGTGAAATGCTGCGATCTAGAGAAACCtattgagtcagaattgttcacagtggtggtgatgggaaccagacaccAGTTTAAAGCCTTTGACAGCTCCCACAGAACGTTACAACATGAAACGGTTAGATATTTTCggtctgttctttttttccgGATGTCTTTCGTGATgatgttttggcttaaaatgtattttaatccgtttattttaatgcatttgtggCGGAGGGCGTCATGCGGGATGTTGTGATGCAAAATAGGCCCCAGAGAAAACACTTTTTAGATTTAttgctattttaccatcagcattacatataaagacATAAAagcacgtgtaggttcactagtggttttgTATATTAATTGACATGGCTATATTTTACGTTACAGACATGGCAACCCCTCTTACCTTTCACCACCTCTGTTTCACATCAATCCACTCTGTGAGTGACCCTGTTTACAACTCAAGGACTGAAAATTGGTGAAATCCCCTTTAAAATTATGGCTCCTGCACTCAAACGTTACATAACGTGCACAAGTCCCTATGCAGGGTAGGCCTCCATCTGGGTGCAGATGCCAAAATGCCACAACTCACCTACCGTACTATTTAGGGAGTGggaagccatttgagattcagccataGAGATTGAACACAAACCTGGTCCTCTGAGCAATGGGAAGCAGGAATATTGTGTGTGGAGTCATCTTTCACCATTTTCTTGCATCTGGATGTGTTTACTTGTCGAGAATGTCAAGGGATGCCCTCAAGGCATCATGTCTGTTGCCATCTGTTGAACATGGTGGATCCATCATGATACAGGCAGCCATCTGGTGGGAGGTGCGATGATTACATGGCGATGTATTCTAGCCTAAAGAATCGGCCGTTTCAAAGACCAGGTGTGCCGTGTGGGGGAAACACTGCTCTCTCCTTGTGTTTTCGTGTTCCTAGATGATGCCTTCATATCTACGCTGAATATGTTAAACAGGTCCAACCAGATGCCTCCCAAAGCCTCCACAGTTGCCAGATTTAACCAGCACTTTAACGTCTAACCGCTTTTTATAGCTAAGGAACGCAGAGTGCACAGCCACTCTTCATCTTCAGAGAACTAGaagcttttatttttgaagAATTGCCCAGAATCTTGCCAGACttgtatgtacatatacaggTACATATTTCACCATTTTCTTGCACCTGGATGTTTTGACTTCTGGATAACGCCAAAGAACGTCAAAAGAACTGCATATTTTGTGGACTCTCCCCCTCCAGCTAGGCATGGGCAGAAGTATTACTTTGATAAATGATATTTACATACAAATATCAATACCCAGTTGtactttattttgcttttaacatATTTGAAACACTCCATTCCAGCAACGTACCAAGCCAGAGCTGTTCACACTGGTGGCgataggagccagacgtctgaagagtctAACGGCTCTAAAATCTACATCACGGCAAGATTTTACATGACTGCAAGGACCATGGCTACAAATatgctgctttatttttatcattacttttttaatttgtgatattgtaccttactaatttcttatcta encodes the following:
- the tti2 gene encoding TELO2-interacting protein 2 yields the protein MDLARVLRDLGLGDESEKNNGGSACSVIRVLSEIQQRFVAEDSAKRSLLRSAAELLGSGEVRWLFPEFGPDLRAAYAELVSSFTEHAALPVCDTDSGALPSSSYEQIPAKAEAAGAALLALTEQLRGAVRSSDSAVSGSARSLIRTLGPSLCLFSITHLQDLPWTNEASRKRALELLNSTIAATSSGSVVELLCGKDEGDQRGMLGPVLDILQPELTKENWKRNEAMKHVFSWVLVQVGRPCLADYLEQVFPPSLLISDDYRTENKVLGVHCLHHIVRNVPAADLRQFNRAEVLYHALFNHLYTSEAPLIQVVLPCLIDLVPVLEKPLVHTLPALPQKPSRFDGVLRLILTHMEMEHKLVLRRIYASNLLLLIDKMGIGIARHLKRLERVVVGYLEVSDGPEEKARLMILEVLERTIQTAWPRMECRTGVLAKSLLRFLVDISSEPLAPELRDQLLTRASRCLLLLDHCSHGRLRVLLKEVDSSCVSDRVLKCLESLTAPQDV